The following proteins come from a genomic window of Sphingobium cloacae:
- the bamE gene encoding outer membrane protein assembly factor BamE domain-containing protein, translated as MKNTIIPAIALALTGCVSMGTNYDVTAVDRLQVGMTKAEVIQLLGHPNQVITTSDGGQRLVWVYSTGSMFGANARSVGLPFGPEGKLTDIPK; from the coding sequence ATGAAAAACACGATCATTCCGGCCATCGCACTCGCACTCACCGGTTGCGTATCGATGGGCACCAACTACGACGTTACGGCAGTTGATCGCTTGCAGGTCGGCATGACCAAGGCTGAAGTCATTCAACTTCTCGGACACCCCAACCAGGTCATCACTACATCGGATGGCGGCCAACGCCTCGTATGGGTTTATTCAACCGGATCGATGTTCGGCGCGAATGCCCGCTCGGTTGGACTCCCCTTTGGGCCGGAAGGAAAACTGACCGATATTCCGAAATAG
- a CDS encoding ATP-binding protein, with protein MVTDSHFDISAAVVRQLGDELVSDEVTALVELVKNAYDADADFAHVVVNTADAPAHSDFPGTSGFISIDDNGVGMDRGDIDRGWLVISLSGKREMKAKGVTTAKGRTPLGDKGLGRLSTQKLGARLEMDTRKEGSETLHVAFSWDSFTEDKSLSAVPVTVRKADQPRLKGTRLLITGLRNTDVWKGAAVEQLANDLAQILSPYEKARTFLVTLTIDGKVIDLGQISERVRRAAVGRFAIDFTEGKLHLDGKVRLAKLRGNQRDEELEFFENVVVPSNGRDFYEYLKGRSPPVNMRMSADPAYFVEFDYSVELESLGSIDRLQSKANINSTSDDKDAEPVMAADPGPFHAEIDEFLLRNDEGALRLSGLSASSEIQRVVKRHAGIKVFRDGFAVKPYGINGEDWLRLGAQQTSASSWYGLRPHNVLGFVSISEARNAHLKDKTDREGFVSNAYAQNFRRLMVHSTELIGQFYEWIRRNYTKYREERLAKGYAFEGAEREITSARQVARTLKSYTARSKSIDNAAAEVQQKVEALTTRIAAEPLLSTAEERRLAPLLEAANEALRSSQSIFSEMEKYASDTEKLASVVAALSPRLEIVNTQLQDFSELAGLGLIAESLAHEVHNQTDRLTQRARAAIDEARRDGDQNGKLVRLANDVLSTASALRRQIAHLGPTLRVQRDRVELFSIADFMGDTKAYFEERWHEDSIAFDLNVVRDFDVETNRGRLLQVFDNLLLNSEYWIKQERTRNNKERLGVLIEIEHPFVRISDNGPGIDPSVESNLFEPFVTLKPKAMGRGLGLFISSQILGSMGSSINLLHARNVSGRRHVFEIDLSGVARKV; from the coding sequence ATGGTAACGGATTCCCATTTCGATATTAGCGCCGCCGTTGTTCGCCAATTAGGTGATGAACTCGTTTCGGACGAGGTCACCGCACTCGTTGAATTGGTGAAGAACGCATACGACGCTGACGCTGATTTCGCACATGTCGTTGTGAACACGGCCGATGCTCCAGCACATTCGGATTTCCCCGGCACATCTGGCTTCATCTCAATCGATGACAATGGCGTCGGTATGGATCGGGGAGATATCGACCGGGGCTGGCTGGTGATCTCGTTGTCGGGTAAGCGCGAGATGAAAGCAAAAGGGGTGACGACCGCAAAGGGACGCACGCCGTTGGGTGACAAAGGGCTGGGCCGATTGAGCACCCAGAAGCTTGGCGCTCGGCTTGAAATGGATACCCGGAAGGAGGGAAGTGAAACCCTTCATGTTGCGTTTAGTTGGGACTCCTTCACTGAGGATAAAAGTCTAAGCGCGGTGCCGGTCACCGTGCGAAAGGCCGATCAGCCGAGATTGAAGGGGACGCGCCTCCTCATAACCGGTTTGCGAAATACAGATGTTTGGAAGGGAGCGGCTGTAGAGCAGCTCGCCAATGATCTTGCGCAAATTCTCTCGCCATATGAGAAAGCGCGAACATTTCTTGTCACGTTAACGATCGATGGAAAGGTCATCGACCTTGGGCAGATTTCCGAGCGTGTACGCCGTGCGGCAGTCGGTAGGTTCGCAATAGATTTTACGGAAGGCAAACTCCACCTTGACGGAAAGGTGCGATTGGCAAAGCTGCGCGGGAACCAACGTGATGAAGAGCTTGAATTTTTCGAGAACGTTGTCGTGCCATCGAATGGCAGGGATTTTTACGAATATCTCAAGGGACGCAGCCCACCCGTAAACATGCGAATGAGCGCCGATCCGGCGTATTTCGTTGAGTTTGATTATTCGGTTGAGTTGGAAAGTTTAGGATCAATTGATCGCCTTCAATCAAAAGCAAACATCAACAGCACGTCTGACGATAAGGATGCAGAGCCTGTTATGGCCGCTGATCCCGGCCCTTTCCACGCTGAAATTGACGAGTTTTTGCTGCGGAATGATGAGGGTGCGTTGCGCCTCAGCGGCTTGTCCGCGTCTTCCGAAATTCAAAGGGTTGTAAAACGACACGCTGGGATCAAAGTCTTTCGGGATGGATTTGCGGTAAAACCCTACGGTATCAACGGGGAGGACTGGCTTCGCCTTGGCGCACAGCAGACCAGCGCCAGTTCTTGGTATGGATTGCGCCCCCACAACGTTCTTGGCTTCGTCTCGATATCCGAGGCGAGAAACGCGCATCTCAAAGACAAGACCGATCGCGAAGGTTTTGTCAGTAACGCCTACGCGCAGAACTTTCGGCGGTTGATGGTGCATTCGACTGAGTTAATCGGTCAATTCTACGAATGGATCCGACGCAACTATACAAAGTATCGCGAGGAACGGCTTGCGAAAGGGTACGCGTTCGAAGGTGCCGAACGCGAGATTACATCTGCGCGTCAGGTAGCGCGAACCCTCAAGAGCTATACTGCACGATCAAAGTCTATTGATAACGCGGCAGCGGAGGTTCAGCAAAAGGTTGAAGCGCTAACCACGAGAATCGCGGCGGAACCATTATTGTCCACGGCGGAAGAGCGTCGCCTTGCACCGTTACTTGAAGCTGCGAACGAAGCTCTGAGATCATCGCAATCTATATTTTCTGAAATGGAAAAATACGCCTCGGATACTGAGAAATTGGCTTCTGTGGTCGCTGCTCTCTCGCCTCGACTTGAGATTGTCAACACACAACTTCAGGATTTCTCGGAACTTGCCGGTCTCGGATTGATCGCCGAGTCTTTAGCTCATGAAGTCCACAATCAGACTGATCGCCTGACTCAGCGTGCCCGCGCAGCTATCGACGAGGCCCGCCGGGATGGTGATCAAAATGGCAAGCTTGTGCGGCTGGCGAATGATGTGCTTTCAACAGCTTCCGCGCTCAGGCGGCAGATTGCGCATCTCGGGCCAACCTTACGCGTCCAAAGAGATCGAGTAGAGCTCTTTTCTATTGCCGATTTTATGGGCGATACAAAGGCTTACTTTGAGGAGCGCTGGCATGAAGACTCGATTGCATTTGATCTGAATGTGGTTAGGGATTTTGACGTCGAAACTAATCGAGGACGGTTGTTGCAGGTTTTTGACAATCTCCTGTTGAACTCTGAATATTGGATCAAACAGGAGCGGACACGCAATAATAAAGAACGTCTGGGGGTTCTTATCGAAATCGAACATCCGTTTGTGCGCATTTCTGACAATGGGCCTGGCATTGATCCATCGGTTGAATCCAACCTTTTCGAACCATTCGTAACCTTGAAGCCCAAGGCAATGGGTCGTGGATTAGGGCTTTTCATCTCGTCACAAATACTTGGCTCGATGGGGAGTTCGATCAATTTACTCCATGCTCGCAACGTGAGTGGACGTCGCCACGTCTTCGAGATCGATCTATCAGGGGTGGCGAGGAAGGTTTGA
- a CDS encoding TRM11 family methyltransferase, translating to MMVPLVQRRLLAAVIEAQPNIKSLYDPFVGSGTSLVSGMHYALNVYGADINPLAVLISRVRTARKVEFAIGAIGASVVKRARADRRFGIETTLANRDKWFRLEVLTELSKLRRAIRSCEELWARRFLWVTLAETVRLTSNDRTSTYKLHARPKHEIDGRNVSPIDVFSDLVSRNADSFAFFRKKLRDANAVSHARYRASTDIALVDNRESKKCWADVAPFDLMMTSPPYGDNQTTVTYGQHSYLPLNWIDLADIDPKVDTELLRTTQEIDRRSLGGRDPVSNEEEERLFAASTTLKNFAEALPDTPSDGHIRLVRFYRDFQASLEAMIGQMRQNSYMIWTVGNRNIAGKQVPTDTVLSELMEHAKCSTVTMLTRRIHHKRMPDRNASSATMREEKILLLRKR from the coding sequence ATGATGGTGCCCTTGGTACAGCGTCGATTGCTAGCCGCAGTCATCGAGGCTCAACCAAACATTAAGTCGCTATACGATCCTTTCGTTGGTTCAGGAACTTCGCTTGTGAGCGGAATGCATTACGCGCTCAATGTCTATGGTGCCGATATAAATCCTCTAGCCGTACTAATTAGCCGGGTTCGCACCGCGCGAAAGGTTGAGTTCGCAATCGGCGCAATCGGCGCCAGCGTAGTTAAGCGTGCCCGGGCAGACAGACGGTTTGGTATCGAAACTACGCTTGCGAATCGCGACAAATGGTTCAGGCTCGAAGTTCTGACTGAATTGTCCAAATTGCGACGAGCTATCCGTTCTTGCGAAGAACTCTGGGCGAGACGCTTTCTTTGGGTGACCTTGGCTGAGACGGTACGTCTCACGAGTAACGATCGTACATCAACATACAAGTTGCACGCGCGGCCCAAGCATGAAATCGACGGACGAAATGTGTCGCCGATTGATGTGTTTTCCGATCTGGTATCGCGCAATGCGGATAGCTTTGCATTCTTTCGAAAAAAGCTCAGAGACGCAAACGCCGTAAGCCATGCGCGCTATCGAGCATCAACCGATATCGCCCTTGTCGATAATCGTGAGAGCAAGAAATGCTGGGCTGACGTAGCGCCATTCGACCTCATGATGACGTCGCCGCCATACGGTGACAATCAGACGACCGTCACATATGGTCAGCATTCCTATCTACCGCTTAACTGGATCGACCTGGCCGATATTGACCCAAAGGTTGATACGGAATTGCTACGGACTACGCAGGAAATTGACAGGCGTAGCCTGGGCGGACGCGATCCCGTTTCGAACGAAGAGGAGGAACGATTATTTGCGGCTAGTACTACGCTTAAAAATTTCGCGGAGGCGCTACCAGATACCCCGAGTGATGGACACATTCGCTTGGTACGCTTCTATCGTGACTTTCAGGCAAGTTTAGAGGCTATGATTGGGCAAATGCGTCAGAACAGTTACATGATCTGGACGGTGGGCAATCGCAACATTGCCGGCAAGCAAGTGCCCACAGATACGGTATTGAGTGAACTAATGGAACACGCCAAATGCTCCACCGTCACGATGCTGACTCGTCGCATTCACCATAAACGCATGCCCGATCGAAACGCGAGTTCAGCGACAATGCGCGAGGAAAAAATCTTGTTATTGCGGAAGCGATGA
- a CDS encoding DNA gyrase inhibitor YacG, with the protein MSPKASSCPICGEPSRPETRPFCGERCRDRDLLQWLGEGYRVPGAPASGSGEKTDDYGVDSTPD; encoded by the coding sequence ATGTCGCCTAAAGCCTCTTCCTGCCCGATCTGCGGCGAGCCGTCCCGTCCCGAAACCCGCCCTTTCTGCGGGGAGCGCTGCCGCGACCGCGATCTTTTGCAATGGCTCGGCGAAGGCTATCGCGTCCCCGGCGCTCCGGCTTCCGGCAGCGGGGAAAAAACCGACGATTATGGGGTGGACAGCACCCCCGATTGA
- a CDS encoding ribonuclease, which translates to MAEWLYEEGIGEARAALVEKGRLVEALVEREGDAVRAGAVVQGRLTRTVIPKKRGIARLISGEDVLIEPIPPKIAEGATVLIDIQREAIPEEGRAKLAKGRIAQPGARAHPGPSLLQRIRQTGVPVIPCPAHEEDRLEAHGWSELMEEAMSGEVGTEAAALRLFPTPAMMLIDVDGSLPPAQLGPKGAKLAAQAIRRMGLAGSIGIDLPTMNNKDERAIAAAQVDKYLPLPFERTAVNGFGFIQIIRRRERASLMEIVRADPVETAALALLRRAERHGHGGGVTLTAAAAVIDRLRKAPHWIEQLAQRRGGAIALHADAALSIWAGHVA; encoded by the coding sequence GTGGCTGAATGGCTCTATGAAGAAGGCATTGGCGAAGCCCGTGCCGCGCTGGTCGAAAAGGGCCGTCTGGTCGAGGCGCTGGTCGAGCGCGAAGGCGATGCCGTGCGCGCCGGGGCGGTGGTGCAGGGCCGCCTGACCCGCACCGTCATCCCGAAGAAGCGCGGCATTGCCCGCCTCATATCGGGCGAGGACGTGCTGATCGAACCCATTCCGCCCAAGATCGCGGAGGGGGCGACCGTCCTCATCGACATCCAGCGCGAAGCCATTCCGGAGGAAGGCCGCGCCAAGCTCGCCAAGGGCCGCATCGCCCAGCCCGGCGCCAGGGCGCATCCGGGGCCGAGCCTGCTCCAGCGCATCCGCCAGACCGGCGTGCCCGTCATCCCCTGTCCGGCGCATGAGGAGGACCGGCTCGAGGCGCATGGCTGGAGCGAACTCATGGAAGAGGCGATGTCGGGCGAGGTCGGCACCGAGGCGGCCGCCCTGCGCCTCTTCCCGACGCCCGCCATGATGCTGATCGACGTGGACGGCAGCCTGCCGCCCGCCCAGCTGGGTCCCAAGGGCGCGAAGCTGGCGGCGCAGGCGATCCGCCGCATGGGTCTGGCGGGGTCGATCGGCATCGATCTTCCCACCATGAACAACAAGGACGAGCGCGCCATCGCCGCCGCGCAGGTCGACAAATATCTGCCGCTGCCGTTCGAGCGCACCGCCGTCAACGGCTTCGGCTTCATCCAGATCATCCGCCGGCGGGAGCGCGCGAGCCTCATGGAGATCGTGCGCGCCGATCCGGTGGAAACGGCCGCGCTGGCTTTGCTGCGCCGGGCGGAGCGGCACGGCCATGGCGGTGGCGTCACGCTGACCGCGGCGGCGGCGGTCATCGACCGCTTGCGCAAGGCGCCGCACTGGATCGAGCAATTGGCCCAGCGGCGCGGCGGCGCGATCGCCTTGCACGCGGACGCCGCGCTCTCCATATGGGCGGGCCATGTCGCCTAA
- a CDS encoding Maf family protein, translating into MRLILASASPRRLALLEQIGIVPDAVDPADIDETARPAELPAPYAARVAAEKAALVATRHPGALVLSGDTVVAAGRRILPKAESEAEARECLTLLSGRRHRVLSAITLIDAEGKARHRLSTNIVIFKRLDRAEIDAYLASGEWRGKAGGYAIQGRAAGLIRAIQGSHSAIMGLPLYEARTLLRAAAYPCD; encoded by the coding sequence ATGCGGCTGATTCTCGCTTCGGCTTCTCCACGGCGTCTGGCGCTGCTGGAGCAGATCGGCATCGTCCCCGATGCCGTGGACCCCGCCGACATCGACGAAACCGCGCGCCCGGCGGAGCTGCCCGCCCCTTATGCGGCGCGGGTCGCGGCGGAGAAGGCCGCGCTGGTGGCCACCCGCCATCCCGGCGCGCTGGTTCTGTCCGGCGATACGGTGGTGGCCGCGGGCCGCCGCATCCTCCCCAAGGCGGAGAGCGAGGCGGAGGCGCGCGAATGCCTCACCCTGCTCTCCGGCCGCCGCCATCGCGTGCTGAGCGCGATCACGCTGATCGATGCGGAGGGCAAAGCGCGCCATCGCCTCTCCACCAATATCGTCATCTTCAAGCGATTGGACCGGGCGGAGATCGACGCCTATCTTGCCAGCGGCGAATGGCGGGGCAAGGCGGGCGGCTATGCGATACAAGGCCGCGCCGCCGGCCTCATCCGTGCGATCCAGGGCAGCCATAGCGCGATCATGGGCCTGCCTCTCTATGAAGCGCGGACGCTGTTGCGCGCTGCTGCTTATCCCTGCGACTGA
- the infA gene encoding translation initiation factor IF-1 → MAKEELLEMRGQVVELLPNAMFRVRLENDHEILGHTAGKMRKNRIRVLVGDEVLVELTPYDLTKGRITYRFK, encoded by the coding sequence ATGGCCAAAGAAGAACTGCTTGAAATGCGCGGACAGGTTGTGGAGCTTCTCCCCAACGCCATGTTCCGCGTCCGGCTTGAGAATGACCACGAAATTCTCGGCCATACTGCTGGTAAAATGCGGAAAAACCGCATCCGCGTACTGGTCGGCGACGAAGTGCTCGTCGAGCTGACCCCCTACGACCTGACCAAGGGTCGGATCACCTATCGATTCAAATAA